A single window of Candidatus Obscuribacter sp. DNA harbors:
- the paaI gene encoding hydroxyphenylacetyl-CoA thioesterase PaaI encodes MGCGIDYSKHQVNHLKNDIPGKNLNLAQAVAGEMHRLDKHSQYLGMQVLQVSPGYAELSLVVRDDMVNGLGICHGGVTFSLADTAFAFACNSRNQRTLALNCSITYSAPARVGDNLVAIAQEQVLNGKTGVYDVVVSNQHMEKIAIFRGVSYRTRQQIVANITPADQV; translated from the coding sequence ATGGGGTGCGGTATAGATTATTCAAAGCACCAGGTAAACCACTTGAAAAACGATATTCCCGGCAAAAACCTCAATCTAGCTCAAGCTGTGGCAGGCGAGATGCATCGCCTCGACAAGCATTCACAGTACCTCGGCATGCAAGTTTTGCAAGTCAGCCCGGGCTACGCTGAGCTATCTCTGGTGGTACGCGATGACATGGTCAACGGTCTTGGCATTTGTCACGGTGGAGTCACTTTCAGCCTGGCAGACACAGCCTTTGCCTTTGCCTGCAACTCCCGCAACCAGCGCACCCTGGCACTCAACTGCTCGATCACCTACAGCGCACCAGCCAGAGTCGGCGACAATCTCGTTGCTATTGCTCAAGAGCAAGTGCTAAACGGCAAAACCGGTGTTTATGACGTGGTCGTATCCAACCAGCACATGGAAAAAATCGCCATATTCCGCGGTGTTTCGTACCGCACAAGGCAGCAAATCGTAGCCAATATAACTCCAGCAGATCAGGTCTAA
- a CDS encoding heme-binding protein — MPTLEDARRVIAAAEKKAAEIGQPMNIAVADAGGNLVAHVRMDNAWLGSVDISIKKAFTARAFDIATKDLAEHAQPNGQFYGIHASNDGKIMIFAGGIPLKKDGKVVGAIGVSGGSGEQDQAVAEAGAKAF, encoded by the coding sequence ATGCCCACACTCGAAGACGCCCGCCGTGTCATTGCCGCTGCCGAAAAGAAAGCAGCAGAAATCGGACAGCCAATGAACATTGCCGTAGCAGATGCTGGCGGCAATCTGGTAGCTCATGTGCGTATGGACAATGCCTGGTTGGGCAGCGTTGATATTTCAATCAAAAAGGCATTTACAGCAAGAGCGTTTGATATCGCCACAAAAGACCTTGCAGAACACGCTCAGCCCAATGGTCAGTTTTACGGCATCCATGCTTCAAACGACGGCAAGATTATGATATTTGCTGGTGGCATTCCGCTCAAAAAAGACGGCAAAGTTGTAGGCGCCATAGGGGTTAGCGGTGGCTCAGGTGAGCAAGATCAAGCTGTTGCTGAGGCTGGCGCTAAAGCGTTTTAG
- a CDS encoding DUF4870 domain-containing protein — MPNQPNSPSSEECTLAMMCHIIALVATSCLLNWLVPIVIMAASNSPFVKQQAKESLNFQISVILWALVSWLLCLIVIGIPMLIAVAVAAIVLPIIAAVKVSDGISYRYPLTLRLFK; from the coding sequence ATGCCCAACCAACCCAACTCTCCCTCAAGCGAAGAATGCACCCTGGCAATGATGTGTCACATCATCGCCCTGGTGGCCACTTCCTGCCTGCTCAACTGGCTTGTGCCGATTGTGATCATGGCCGCTTCCAATTCGCCGTTCGTCAAGCAGCAGGCCAAAGAGTCGCTCAATTTCCAAATTAGCGTCATCCTCTGGGCGCTTGTTTCCTGGCTTCTGTGCCTCATCGTTATTGGCATTCCAATGCTGATTGCCGTGGCCGTCGCCGCCATCGTGCTGCCCATCATCGCCGCCGTCAAGGTCAGCGATGGTATCAGCTACCGCTATCCGCTCACTTTGCGTCTCTTCAAGTAA
- a CDS encoding glycosyltransferase family 39 protein, which yields MTAHTESQSQTNQAKGDSQLFEPGFVKQLGLVLGLSTAVYLLRGYLLQGFTRAESAFAEGAREMIANHEMLAPVYQKIPYFDKPPLFYWLTVGTFEVFGINMLSSRVISIIAAILTTIVTALFARHHFGKKTAIISAMVLSTAMCYYEFASTCMPDMWLTLLELVVGIAFYQRFFGSSQKHLAWSCVAALFAGLGWMIKGPVVLLFPGVAIVLQMVLSRRMPRLTFKEIAIGSAIFWAVVLPWHVAIYRVYGFESLNWLYLKGMLGRFLGKHELYNFGHGFSYMFVQLLSGFLPWTPFMVAAYFWLIKKLVKDKSLDSSAAEAGTTGERASVISYLLIWSTFTVVFFALSSSNWGYYNLPIYPALAVVTAFAINHLGQVRFKKAELATWLVFALTLAGTAVWSATALPNRARKEEFLSLAQDLQKLPASVQFYCHNDLIGQYFLIDHVTFQSNRIPDYCDQAQLVERLKQPAPAYFLMPEPDLIQLEPDVRAKLKVLKSVKFDFVKFPNCKLVPLGNGVLVQVVLVSKD from the coding sequence TTGACCGCACATACCGAGAGTCAATCGCAGACAAACCAAGCTAAGGGCGATAGCCAGCTGTTTGAGCCAGGCTTTGTCAAACAGCTCGGTCTTGTGCTGGGTCTGAGTACTGCCGTTTATCTTTTGCGTGGCTATTTGCTCCAGGGTTTTACCCGGGCCGAGAGTGCCTTTGCCGAAGGCGCCAGAGAGATGATAGCCAATCATGAGATGTTGGCGCCGGTCTATCAAAAAATCCCGTACTTTGATAAACCCCCGCTCTTTTACTGGCTCACTGTGGGCACTTTTGAAGTATTTGGCATCAATATGTTGAGTTCACGCGTGATCTCGATTATTGCGGCGATTTTAACCACCATTGTCACTGCCCTTTTTGCCCGCCATCACTTTGGCAAAAAGACGGCCATAATCAGCGCAATGGTCTTATCTACAGCGATGTGCTACTACGAATTTGCCTCCACATGTATGCCTGATATGTGGCTAACCTTGCTTGAACTCGTGGTAGGCATTGCCTTTTATCAGAGATTTTTTGGTAGCAGTCAAAAGCACCTCGCCTGGAGCTGCGTAGCCGCTTTATTTGCCGGTCTGGGCTGGATGATCAAGGGACCTGTTGTTTTGCTCTTTCCTGGCGTTGCAATAGTCCTCCAGATGGTCTTATCGCGTCGCATGCCACGCCTCACTTTTAAAGAAATAGCGATTGGCAGCGCCATATTTTGGGCTGTGGTTTTGCCCTGGCATGTGGCTATTTATCGTGTTTACGGATTTGAATCACTGAACTGGCTGTATCTCAAAGGCATGCTCGGTCGCTTCCTTGGTAAGCATGAGCTGTATAACTTTGGTCATGGCTTTAGCTATATGTTTGTCCAGCTTTTATCGGGGTTTTTGCCCTGGACACCATTTATGGTGGCAGCGTATTTTTGGTTGATCAAAAAACTGGTCAAGGATAAGTCTCTGGACAGCTCTGCGGCAGAGGCAGGGACAACCGGAGAGCGCGCTTCTGTAATTTCTTATTTGCTTATTTGGTCTACTTTTACTGTTGTCTTTTTTGCTCTATCAAGCAGCAACTGGGGGTATTACAATCTGCCTATCTACCCGGCTCTAGCTGTAGTCACAGCTTTTGCTATCAACCATTTGGGGCAGGTGCGTTTTAAAAAAGCTGAGCTAGCAACCTGGCTGGTATTTGCCCTTACTCTCGCTGGTACAGCCGTCTGGTCTGCTACAGCGCTGCCCAATAGAGCCCGCAAAGAAGAGTTTTTATCCCTGGCTCAGGACCTGCAAAAGCTACCTGCCAGCGTACAATTTTATTGTCACAACGACCTTATCGGGCAGTATTTTTTAATTGACCATGTCACTTTTCAGAGTAATCGCATCCCTGATTATTGTGATCAAGCACAGCTTGTAGAGAGGCTCAAGCAGCCAGCTCCAGCATACTTTTTGATGCCAGAGCCGGATTTAATTCAGCTTGAGCCTGACGTCAGGGCCAAACTAAAAGTACTCAAGTCAGTCAAGTTTGACTTTGTCAAATTTCCCAATTGTAAGCTAGTCCCTCTGGGCAACGGAGTCCTGGTACAGGTTGTACTGGTAAGCAAGGACTGA
- a CDS encoding protein kinase, whose amino-acid sequence MDDQRQQSQNLSRTYTMAGEVVVEQTWADASETLKTGTVLDDKFEILAELGRGGMGVVYRVKHKLLDKEMALKTFNNEAIEPDAALRFEREARSIARLQHQNIVQIFDFGTWGKYGTPYYAMELLQGESLDERLERTGPLDVSEAVEIFIDVARALDYAASLGIIHRDIKPANIFLATGKDDRFTVKIVDFGIAKLIGSSAPESKQLTSTGLIFGSPLYMAPEQALGSKVTVQSDIYSCGCALYEAVTGSTPFRGTNAMLTMQMHITTPAPPLPAHIITSTEGKRLNTVLSHMLAKDLSERYQSGAELASALQQIQMTQSLAPGLSGQVRKPRSHAAASAQSQDNGETILSPKRLIVTLSIVALVGLGLSLSFVINASREKQHKSPRVFSNPLPDPGQLTKSNPSIITSKQYYSTINADGSRTFRFPQNVSLGKLTSPESFWKPKEAQGVVNAPPHLMLTIKGSVNLLSNPELLDPFRPDDLTKIEIDSLAADINSNTLVHLVRLTQLRELTIANTEITKEIIEAINKFKLLEGLQLQGSPVSADYLLKLDRLDQLCTLAVQDVRGISPVIAKIKGAPQRMLKELDMSYCRLTDADLEQLAEIDTLTTLKLSFNNFGERGITVLQRLPHLTYLAIEGCNVSPDCLKKFKKLGSLTLTHKFYDDATIADLKKALNHCSIKVKTSGQLQ is encoded by the coding sequence ATGGACGATCAAAGACAACAAAGCCAAAACCTATCGCGCACTTACACCATGGCTGGAGAAGTGGTTGTCGAGCAAACCTGGGCTGACGCCAGCGAGACGCTAAAGACAGGCACTGTGCTGGATGACAAATTTGAGATCCTGGCCGAGCTAGGACGTGGAGGCATGGGCGTTGTCTACCGCGTCAAACACAAGCTCTTAGATAAAGAAATGGCTCTCAAGACATTTAATAACGAAGCCATAGAACCTGACGCCGCCCTGAGATTTGAGCGAGAAGCGCGCTCTATAGCTCGCCTGCAACATCAAAACATTGTGCAAATTTTTGACTTTGGCACCTGGGGCAAATATGGTACACCGTACTATGCCATGGAGCTTTTACAGGGCGAGTCTCTGGATGAGCGCCTGGAGAGGACCGGTCCGTTAGATGTCAGTGAAGCTGTAGAGATTTTTATTGATGTTGCCAGAGCCCTTGATTATGCTGCCAGCCTCGGCATAATCCACCGCGATATCAAACCAGCAAACATATTTTTGGCAACCGGCAAAGATGACCGCTTTACAGTCAAAATCGTAGACTTTGGTATTGCCAAACTGATTGGCTCATCTGCGCCCGAAAGCAAACAGCTAACCAGTACAGGTCTTATCTTTGGCAGCCCACTTTATATGGCTCCAGAACAAGCCCTCGGCAGCAAAGTAACAGTGCAATCTGATATTTACAGCTGTGGCTGTGCCCTTTACGAAGCTGTCACTGGCTCAACACCGTTTCGCGGCACCAATGCCATGCTGACAATGCAAATGCACATCACCACCCCAGCCCCACCGCTACCAGCGCACATCATCACATCTACTGAGGGCAAGCGCCTCAACACAGTGCTCTCTCACATGCTGGCCAAGGACTTAAGTGAGCGCTATCAGTCAGGAGCAGAGTTAGCCAGCGCACTACAACAAATACAAATGACTCAGAGTCTTGCACCAGGACTTAGCGGACAGGTGAGAAAGCCACGGTCTCATGCCGCTGCAAGTGCTCAATCCCAGGATAACGGAGAGACAATCCTAAGTCCCAAAAGACTTATCGTGACACTATCCATAGTAGCACTGGTAGGACTTGGCTTAAGTTTGTCCTTTGTCATAAACGCATCTCGTGAAAAACAACATAAAAGCCCCCGGGTCTTCTCTAACCCACTTCCAGATCCAGGGCAACTTACCAAAAGCAATCCTTCGATAATTACCAGCAAGCAATATTACTCAACCATCAATGCCGATGGTTCCAGGACCTTTCGTTTCCCCCAAAACGTCAGCCTGGGTAAGCTCACATCTCCAGAATCTTTCTGGAAGCCCAAAGAAGCTCAGGGAGTGGTTAATGCGCCACCTCACTTGATGCTGACCATAAAAGGCAGTGTCAATCTTTTGAGCAATCCAGAGTTATTGGATCCGTTCAGACCAGACGATTTAACCAAAATAGAAATTGACAGTCTGGCAGCCGACATTAATAGCAACACGCTCGTTCACTTAGTCAGGCTAACTCAATTAAGAGAACTAACAATTGCCAATACAGAAATCACCAAAGAAATAATAGAAGCTATCAATAAATTCAAATTACTGGAGGGCCTGCAGCTACAAGGCAGCCCAGTGTCAGCAGATTACCTGTTGAAGCTGGATAGACTGGACCAACTCTGTACATTAGCTGTACAGGATGTCCGCGGCATAAGCCCAGTTATTGCCAAAATCAAAGGGGCACCTCAAAGGATGCTCAAAGAGTTAGATATGTCCTATTGTCGGCTCACTGACGCCGATCTAGAACAACTTGCCGAGATTGATACACTGACAACTCTCAAGTTATCCTTTAACAACTTTGGTGAGCGCGGCATTACCGTCCTGCAGCGCTTGCCGCACCTGACCTATCTTGCAATTGAGGGCTGTAATGTCAGTCCAGACTGTCTAAAAAAATTCAAAAAGTTGGGTTCGCTGACCTTAACTCATAAGTTTTACGATGATGCCACAATCGCAGACTTAAAAAAAGCGCTCAACCACTGCAGTATCAAAGTAAAGACGAGCGGACAACTACAATAA
- a CDS encoding serine/threonine protein kinase, producing the protein MPGADEFENEKAPFAHNAATTWSSYHVLAIDSTRLSSQSQTASLPIGQGACRVYATGDTVDNTYRLLSLIGTGGMGVVFHCQHLILGKEYALKLLSADNLSAEAWLRFQAEAKALARMHHSGVVGIHNMGIDQGVCPYYVMDLLEGDSLAQIIQKQRRIEPERAISLFLQVADALDAAHQQGIIHRDIKPSNIMVLSDKSRGEQTKLVDFGIARLSNRNYTKQFETVIGSVFGTPYYMSPEQGLGRTVDERSDVYSLGCAFFEALTGVPPLCGENAMETMMLHQNKEAPTLLEVYPQGQFSASLQAALARMLQKDPGARYQTMQQLIHDLKRAQVGKAVGTVKPSSPSPDDQVVQISQQYKDRLIEPLTSDKALSNDSSVKSLAIVIGSVSLVILSGLAGFYFLMQNQAVPKSPAVIKRSSEIMSPIAVDIPQLARAESMFKEHYKTNSSFCRHIIDKGKPVKQFLFPVENCHVGYLQADNGAMQKAVGAINVPEDSAVTLYLQCVCTPYTEMIDKFADGDLTGLEIVTFKPDIILPKLMQWKSLKHLSLFNSIERYEGIDCSKISRQDLLLVDKFTGLTTLGLCGQLKTLDFEGEQELVGASIMGMKVLNTLNHLMLKEIRSMEPLIADLYRHPNLKELTLDTLDITDKDIEALSKAQSLERITIFHCPKMTEKSAVSFSKMKNLKQLRMDPSWPDDAKKRFGSQVKAYAYESYKTNRHN; encoded by the coding sequence ATGCCCGGCGCAGATGAATTTGAAAATGAAAAAGCGCCGTTTGCGCATAACGCGGCTACCACCTGGAGTAGCTATCATGTGCTGGCGATTGACTCCACCAGGCTTTCCAGTCAATCACAAACTGCTTCTCTACCGATTGGGCAGGGCGCTTGTCGAGTCTATGCTACTGGCGACACGGTGGACAACACTTATCGTCTATTGTCATTGATTGGTACTGGCGGCATGGGCGTGGTTTTTCATTGCCAGCATCTGATTCTCGGCAAAGAATACGCACTCAAGCTTTTGTCGGCTGACAATCTCAGTGCTGAGGCCTGGTTGCGCTTTCAGGCTGAGGCTAAGGCTCTGGCTCGTATGCATCATTCTGGTGTGGTGGGTATTCACAATATGGGCATTGACCAGGGTGTGTGCCCGTATTATGTGATGGATTTGCTTGAGGGTGATTCGCTCGCTCAAATTATTCAAAAGCAAAGACGAATCGAACCTGAGCGCGCTATAAGTCTCTTTTTACAGGTGGCAGATGCCCTCGATGCTGCACACCAACAGGGCATTATTCACCGTGATATCAAACCATCCAATATCATGGTACTGAGCGACAAGAGTCGCGGGGAGCAAACCAAACTGGTCGACTTTGGTATTGCCAGACTCTCTAATCGCAACTACACCAAGCAATTTGAGACCGTCATAGGCAGTGTGTTTGGTACACCCTATTACATGAGTCCAGAGCAGGGGCTTGGCCGTACTGTGGACGAACGCTCCGATGTTTATTCACTGGGCTGTGCCTTTTTTGAGGCGCTTACCGGCGTACCGCCGCTTTGTGGCGAAAACGCCATGGAAACGATGATGTTACATCAAAATAAAGAAGCTCCGACTCTCCTGGAGGTTTATCCGCAGGGGCAATTTAGTGCCAGTTTGCAGGCGGCTCTTGCCCGGATGTTGCAAAAGGATCCGGGTGCACGTTATCAAACAATGCAACAGCTAATCCATGATCTCAAACGAGCGCAAGTTGGCAAGGCTGTTGGCACAGTTAAACCGAGTTCTCCGAGTCCAGACGACCAAGTGGTACAAATTTCTCAGCAGTACAAAGACCGTTTGATTGAGCCGCTTACTTCCGATAAAGCCTTAAGTAATGATAGCTCAGTAAAGAGTCTAGCTATTGTGATTGGCTCAGTCAGCCTGGTCATTTTGTCTGGTCTGGCTGGATTTTATTTTTTGATGCAAAATCAGGCTGTACCAAAGTCGCCCGCTGTAATCAAAAGAAGCTCTGAAATCATGAGTCCTATCGCAGTCGATATTCCCCAATTGGCGCGCGCTGAAAGTATGTTTAAGGAGCACTACAAAACTAATTCCAGCTTTTGCCGCCATATTATTGACAAAGGAAAGCCTGTAAAACAGTTTTTGTTTCCTGTTGAAAATTGCCATGTTGGCTACTTGCAAGCAGATAATGGGGCTATGCAAAAAGCTGTGGGTGCTATAAACGTGCCCGAGGATTCTGCTGTGACACTCTATCTACAGTGTGTTTGCACGCCCTATACGGAGATGATTGACAAATTTGCCGATGGTGATCTTACCGGGCTTGAAATAGTTACTTTTAAGCCAGACATTATCTTGCCAAAGCTTATGCAATGGAAGTCTCTGAAACATCTATCTCTTTTTAATAGCATCGAAAGATATGAAGGTATAGATTGTTCCAAGATTTCTCGTCAGGATTTATTGCTGGTGGATAAGTTTACCGGGCTAACAACTCTAGGGCTTTGTGGACAGTTGAAGACACTGGATTTTGAGGGTGAGCAAGAGCTTGTGGGTGCAAGTATTATGGGGATGAAGGTGCTCAATACCTTAAACCATTTGATGCTTAAAGAAATCCGCTCCATGGAGCCTTTGATTGCTGATCTGTATCGTCATCCCAATCTCAAAGAGTTGACTCTGGACACTCTGGATATTACAGATAAGGACATCGAAGCTTTGAGTAAGGCTCAATCTCTGGAAAGAATTACAATTTTTCATTGCCCCAAAATGACCGAAAAATCAGCAGTAAGTTTTAGCAAGATGAAAAATCTCAAGCAATTGCGTATGGATCCAAGCTGGCCTGATGATGCTAAGAAGCGCTTTGGTAGCCAGGTCAAAGCCTATGCCTACGAAAGTTATAAAACTAACAGGCACAATTAG
- a CDS encoding Flp family type IVb pilin, with protein sequence MEFLKRFVSDEDGQGITEYGAILAFVAILVAVVFSITQGALSAGISKAFSAVVFQLNKLSTAAGSAS encoded by the coding sequence ATGGAATTCTTGAAGCGATTTGTTAGTGATGAGGACGGTCAAGGTATCACCGAATATGGTGCTATTCTTGCTTTTGTGGCCATTCTTGTGGCGGTTGTTTTTTCTATAACTCAGGGAGCTCTGAGTGCCGGTATCTCTAAAGCTTTCTCGGCAGTTGTATTCCAACTAAACAAGCTCTCAACCGCTGCAGGCAGTGCTTCTTAG
- a CDS encoding DUF3228 family protein, whose amino-acid sequence MTETIALNPMVRRQKRHSKFSHFEPKSGNERDTWSELLALISDYLATNPERTLLGEGKLSFKVSLPEALLAGFYSGVVPLHENIRLGSFFAPRKGGAEGEAAFVQTVAIGARKTPAKAVEVIIYHRDELNAEERTGDDGTGNIVEVDATWQVVSINARATTEPEPPTPQAMARNMACALGLPEGKGGTARTYTAEQFAHSILYWSQHAMVASAEERSLTAITPAGIH is encoded by the coding sequence ATGACAGAGACTATCGCCCTCAACCCGATGGTGCGCCGTCAGAAGCGACACTCCAAGTTCTCGCACTTCGAGCCCAAGAGCGGCAACGAGCGCGACACCTGGAGCGAGCTTCTGGCGCTGATCTCCGACTATCTCGCCACCAACCCGGAGCGCACCTTGCTCGGCGAAGGCAAGCTGTCCTTCAAGGTCAGCCTGCCCGAGGCGCTTCTCGCTGGCTTCTACAGCGGCGTGGTGCCTCTCCACGAGAACATCCGTCTCGGCTCCTTCTTCGCTCCCCGCAAGGGTGGCGCTGAAGGCGAAGCGGCTTTTGTCCAGACCGTCGCCATCGGTGCGCGCAAGACTCCGGCAAAGGCCGTCGAGGTGATCATCTACCACCGCGATGAGCTGAATGCCGAAGAACGCACCGGTGATGATGGCACCGGCAACATCGTCGAGGTCGACGCGACCTGGCAGGTGGTGAGCATCAACGCTCGCGCAACCACCGAGCCGGAGCCGCCCACGCCGCAAGCGATGGCTCGCAACATGGCCTGCGCACTCGGTCTTCCCGAGGGCAAGGGCGGCACTGCGCGCACCTACACTGCGGAGCAGTTCGCGCACTCGATTTTGTACTGGAGCCAGCACGCCATGGTCGCCAGTGCCGAGGAGCGCAGCCTGACGGCAATAACGCCGGCGGGTATCCACTAA
- a CDS encoding CCA tRNA nucleotidyltransferase, translating into MANARKIATAVARRLQKHGHIGVFAGGCVRDRFLGVTPKDFDVATNATPEQVLAIFKRDTVLTVGAAFGVVIVVRQGVQIEIATLRGDGQYSDGRRPESVVFLSHLSALEALKGDAARRDLTINAMFEDPVSGVIHDFFGGQDDIKNRVLRAVGDAGERFTEDRLRMLRVVRFAAKLGFAVEANLMAALKKHAPDIKAGVIVSWERIAKELEGVLMSKAPVVGLELLMQTGLMAEILPEMMPMTSLAAMQDPYWHPEGTAWTHTCMVVAELAKCKEKSFALMLGGLLHDIAKPATQSTRADVKDGVTILRISNRGHAEKGAVVAREICQRYKLSADTTRRVSEIVRMHMQMHDFNDPSIKRSKLVRLMQRDDIMDLIRLQHADVMGTGRPEQDRLASSHREFYLKLMDEFDNDPSPSRRTNAEELLNGKVIKEMGFKPGPIFRVIKECAINAQYEGEFTDVEGAKAWLSANAARFNSMTREEIDEIVYGADFIVRGADANKHCC; encoded by the coding sequence ATGGCAAACGCCCGCAAAATCGCCACCGCTGTCGCGCGGAGGCTGCAAAAGCACGGGCACATCGGTGTTTTCGCCGGTGGCTGTGTGCGCGACCGATTCCTCGGGGTCACCCCCAAGGACTTCGATGTGGCTACCAATGCCACTCCCGAGCAGGTGCTCGCCATCTTCAAGCGAGACACCGTGCTCACCGTTGGCGCCGCCTTTGGTGTCGTCATCGTGGTGCGCCAGGGTGTGCAAATCGAGATCGCCACCCTGCGCGGCGACGGTCAGTACTCTGACGGGCGGCGTCCGGAATCGGTCGTCTTCCTCAGCCACCTGTCTGCTCTCGAAGCACTCAAGGGCGATGCTGCCAGGCGCGACCTGACCATCAACGCCATGTTCGAAGACCCGGTTTCGGGTGTCATCCACGACTTCTTCGGCGGTCAGGATGACATCAAAAATCGCGTGCTGAGAGCAGTGGGCGACGCCGGCGAGCGCTTCACCGAAGACCGTCTGCGCATGCTGCGAGTGGTGCGCTTCGCTGCCAAGCTGGGCTTCGCTGTTGAAGCGAATCTCATGGCTGCTCTCAAGAAACACGCACCGGACATCAAGGCCGGCGTGATCGTCTCCTGGGAGCGCATCGCCAAGGAGCTGGAAGGCGTCCTGATGAGCAAGGCTCCTGTCGTCGGTCTCGAGCTGCTGATGCAGACGGGTCTGATGGCAGAAATCCTGCCCGAGATGATGCCCATGACCAGTCTGGCGGCTATGCAGGACCCGTACTGGCACCCGGAAGGGACCGCCTGGACGCACACCTGCATGGTGGTCGCCGAACTGGCAAAGTGCAAGGAGAAATCCTTTGCGCTGATGTTGGGCGGCTTGCTGCACGACATCGCCAAGCCGGCTACGCAGAGCACTCGCGCCGACGTCAAAGACGGCGTGACCATCCTGCGCATCTCCAACCGTGGGCATGCCGAGAAGGGTGCAGTGGTGGCAAGAGAAATCTGCCAGCGCTACAAACTCTCGGCTGACACCACACGGCGCGTCAGCGAAATCGTGCGCATGCACATGCAGATGCACGACTTCAATGACCCGTCCATCAAGCGCAGCAAGCTTGTGCGCTTGATGCAGCGTGACGACATCATGGACTTGATCCGGTTGCAGCACGCTGATGTGATGGGCACGGGCAGACCGGAGCAAGACCGGCTGGCCAGCTCGCACCGTGAGTTTTATCTCAAGCTCATGGACGAGTTCGACAACGACCCATCGCCCTCGCGTCGCACCAACGCTGAGGAGCTGCTCAACGGCAAGGTGATCAAGGAGATGGGCTTCAAACCGGGGCCAATCTTCCGCGTCATCAAAGAGTGCGCCATAAACGCCCAGTACGAAGGTGAATTCACCGACGTGGAGGGTGCCAAGGCGTGGCTCTCGGCCAATGCGGCACGCTTCAACAGCATGACCCGCGAGGAGATTGACGAAATCGTCTACGGCGCTGACTTCATCGTCCGCGGCGCAGACGCCAACAAGCACTGCTGCTAA
- a CDS encoding Fic family protein — protein MIKMLTMSQLGVISYCAQECRRQESGELSVYWMVNAYQYLAEQTLAPRRLPITMQDVETLYALVEPKKNRNGFRVTNVVVADKVIPWENIRRQMEQLLAAQNDLTPVEFYKEFEEIHAGADGNGRVGSLLFNYLSNTFTHPTAPPDVFAN, from the coding sequence ATGATCAAGATGCTCACCATGAGCCAACTCGGCGTGATCAGCTATTGCGCCCAGGAATGCCGTCGGCAAGAAAGCGGGGAGCTCTCAGTCTACTGGATGGTCAACGCCTACCAGTACCTGGCCGAGCAAACCCTCGCGCCGCGCCGGCTGCCCATCACCATGCAGGACGTGGAGACGCTCTACGCCCTGGTCGAACCGAAGAAGAACCGCAACGGCTTCCGCGTCACCAACGTGGTCGTCGCCGACAAGGTGATTCCCTGGGAGAACATCCGTCGTCAGATGGAGCAGCTGCTCGCGGCACAAAACGACCTCACACCGGTCGAGTTCTACAAGGAGTTCGAGGAGATTCACGCAGGCGCGGACGGCAACGGACGGGTCGGCTCGCTGCTCTTCAACTACCTGAGCAACACCTTCACCCACCCCACAGCGCCGCCGGACGTCTTCGCCAACTAG
- a CDS encoding Bax inhibitor-1/YccA family protein, with translation MFPTLFSKVMLLLTCCLGVSCLGVLVGRNIRSMVAFIVLLIAFIGGAIVVMLASNAAPPVAIGLLMGWTFISGLFLGPCMQAYSEELGWQTVFLCFLGTAGACAVSGMVGMLSGIDFSVLSSYLAVGLFGLIIFGIIGIFVRMSRTVNIVHGVIGMVIFTGYFLVDFFRITRGENTWGEGVRVSMSLYLDFVNFLLYLLQVVAASHK, from the coding sequence ATGTTCCCGACTCTCTTCAGCAAAGTCATGCTCCTGCTCACCTGCTGCCTCGGCGTCTCCTGCCTGGGTGTGCTCGTGGGTCGCAACATCCGCTCGATGGTGGCCTTCATCGTGCTGCTCATCGCCTTCATCGGCGGCGCCATCGTCGTCATGCTCGCCTCCAACGCCGCACCGCCGGTGGCGATCGGGCTGCTCATGGGCTGGACCTTCATCAGCGGACTCTTCCTCGGACCCTGCATGCAGGCGTACTCGGAAGAACTCGGCTGGCAAACGGTCTTCCTCTGCTTCCTGGGCACCGCCGGCGCCTGCGCAGTCTCGGGCATGGTGGGCATGCTGTCCGGCATCGACTTCTCGGTGCTGAGCAGCTACCTGGCGGTCGGACTGTTCGGTCTGATCATCTTCGGCATCATCGGCATCTTCGTCCGCATGTCGCGCACGGTCAACATCGTGCACGGCGTAATCGGCATGGTGATCTTCACCGGCTACTTCCTGGTGGACTTCTTCCGCATCACCCGCGGCGAGAACACCTGGGGCGAAGGCGTGCGCGTCTCGATGTCGCTCTACCTGGACTTCGTCAACTTCCTGCTGTATCTGCTGCAGGTCGTGGCGGCGTCGCACAAGTAA